A window of the Candidatus Palauibacter scopulicola genome harbors these coding sequences:
- a CDS encoding DUF1343 domain-containing protein gives MNPLAGFLPLLPLLLPLLLPLLAITACGGPESGAGASGAEAESAVAGSTGGGAATVRPGIDVLLADSSHLIDGRRVGLITNRSGVGRDGTSSIDLLHGYADAELTALFAPEHGIRGTEAEGSAIDDAIDEGTGLPIYSLYGETRAPTPEMLAAVDVLAFDIQDIGARYYTYVSTMAYAMEAAGRAGVPMIVLDRPNPIGGLTQGPVLDPAFATFVGLYPVPVRHGLTAGELARLYRGAFGVEVELHVVPAAGWSAERWFDETDLPWIAPSLNMPSLESATHYPGTCLFEGTNLSVGRGTPTAFQVLGAPWLDGEAWVAEIAAVAGAEEAAGAEAAAGIARLPGVEIRAVAFTPESPSDGRFRGEEISGIRLTVTDRSAYDPVRTAVAALLAARRLSGDAWEWRVRHFDRLAGSDGLRLAIDRGAPLDEITSQWAADVAAFETLRRPYLLYPR, from the coding sequence ATGAATCCGCTCGCCGGTTTCCTCCCCCTTCTTCCTCTCCTTCTTCCTCTCCTTCTTCCCCTTCTCGCCATCACCGCGTGCGGAGGGCCGGAATCGGGAGCGGGAGCCAGCGGGGCGGAGGCGGAATCGGCGGTGGCGGGATCGACCGGGGGGGGCGCGGCGACCGTGCGTCCGGGGATCGATGTGCTGCTCGCGGATTCCTCGCATCTCATCGACGGGCGGCGCGTGGGGCTGATCACGAACCGGAGCGGCGTGGGGCGCGACGGCACGAGTTCCATCGACCTCCTGCACGGCTACGCGGACGCGGAACTCACGGCGCTCTTCGCGCCCGAGCACGGGATCCGGGGCACGGAGGCGGAGGGATCCGCAATCGACGACGCGATCGACGAGGGGACGGGGCTGCCGATCTACTCGCTGTACGGCGAGACGCGGGCGCCCACGCCGGAGATGCTGGCTGCGGTCGACGTGCTCGCGTTCGATATCCAGGACATCGGCGCACGGTACTACACCTACGTGTCGACGATGGCGTACGCGATGGAGGCGGCCGGGCGCGCGGGCGTCCCCATGATCGTCCTCGATCGCCCGAATCCGATCGGTGGCCTCACTCAGGGTCCCGTGCTGGACCCGGCCTTCGCGACCTTCGTCGGCCTGTACCCGGTGCCGGTGCGCCACGGACTCACGGCGGGCGAACTCGCGCGCCTGTACCGGGGGGCGTTCGGCGTGGAGGTGGAGTTGCACGTCGTGCCGGCCGCGGGCTGGTCCGCGGAGCGCTGGTTCGACGAGACGGACCTCCCCTGGATCGCGCCGTCGCTCAACATGCCGTCGCTGGAGAGCGCCACGCACTACCCCGGCACCTGCCTGTTCGAGGGGACGAACCTCTCGGTCGGCCGCGGGACGCCGACGGCGTTCCAGGTGCTGGGCGCGCCGTGGCTGGACGGCGAAGCCTGGGTAGCCGAGATCGCGGCCGTCGCGGGCGCGGAGGAGGCGGCAGGCGCGGAGGCAGCGGCGGGGATCGCGCGCCTGCCGGGGGTCGAGATCCGCGCAGTCGCGTTCACGCCGGAGTCGCCGAGTGACGGCAGGTTCAGGGGGGAGGAGATCTCGGGGATCCGCCTCACGGTGACGGACCGCTCGGCCTACGACCCGGTGCGGACCGCCGTGGCCGCGCTGCTCGCCGCGCGCCGGCTCTCCGGCGACGCCTGGGAGTGGAGGGTGCGCCACTTCGACCGTCTCGCGGGCTCGGACGGCCTCCGGCTCGCCATCGACCGCGGCGCCCCGCTCGACGAAATCACCTCGCAGTGGGCGGCCGACGTCGCCGCCTTCGAGACGCTCCGCCGCCCCTACCTGCTCTACCCCCGCTGA
- a CDS encoding diacylglycerol kinase family lipid kinase, whose product MSGAHLYPDSERFLVLLNPGAGGGTTGPETLRRRLGGAFAARGVPFDIIEAANSEEGLEVAREAAERGYRAIVAAGGDGTVSVALRGVAGTSVPVAIVPFGTANQLALNFDIPTSLEDSVRVAVEGKVTSIDLAEANGETFALMAGAGLDAQVMADATAELKSRLGFGAYIYSGLKNVINRPGADFRITADDQEVEVKASMVLVANAGQLGAGPLPVEFRMAPGASFQDGLIDVCIYAPSNLPEVARIIWRVTRNRFSGDDKIIYFQARSVRIEADPPVAIEIDGDPRGETPMEAKVSPQAARIIVPR is encoded by the coding sequence ATGTCCGGCGCGCACCTCTATCCCGATTCCGAGCGGTTCCTCGTGCTCCTCAACCCCGGCGCGGGGGGCGGAACCACGGGTCCCGAGACGCTGCGCCGGCGGCTGGGCGGCGCCTTCGCCGCGCGGGGCGTCCCCTTCGACATCATCGAGGCCGCGAATTCCGAGGAGGGTCTGGAGGTCGCCCGCGAGGCCGCGGAGCGCGGATACCGCGCCATCGTCGCGGCGGGGGGCGACGGCACCGTGAGCGTGGCCCTGCGCGGCGTCGCAGGAACGTCCGTGCCCGTGGCGATCGTCCCCTTCGGAACCGCCAATCAACTCGCCCTCAACTTCGACATTCCCACGTCGCTGGAGGACAGCGTGCGGGTCGCGGTCGAGGGGAAAGTGACCAGCATCGACCTCGCGGAGGCGAACGGAGAGACGTTCGCGCTCATGGCGGGCGCGGGCCTCGACGCGCAGGTCATGGCCGACGCCACCGCCGAACTCAAGAGCCGCCTCGGCTTCGGCGCCTACATCTACAGCGGACTCAAGAACGTCATCAACCGCCCCGGCGCCGACTTCCGGATCACCGCCGACGACCAGGAAGTGGAGGTGAAGGCGTCGATGGTCCTCGTCGCGAACGCGGGCCAGCTCGGGGCCGGCCCCCTTCCCGTGGAGTTCCGGATGGCGCCCGGGGCCTCGTTCCAGGACGGCCTCATCGACGTGTGCATCTACGCCCCCAGCAACCTCCCCGAGGTCGCCCGCATCATCTGGCGCGTCACGCGAAACCGGTTCTCGGGGGACGACAAGATCATCTACTTCCAGGCCCGCAGCGTCCGGATCGAGGCCGACCCGCCCGTCGCCATAGAGATCGACGGCGACCCCCGCGGCGAGACCCCGATGGAAGCGAAGGTCTCGCCGCAGGCCGCCCGGATCATCGTCCCCCGGTAG
- a CDS encoding translocation/assembly module TamB domain-containing protein yields the protein MSASGSDGSAREANGSESAPAPRRRRIALPLAVVASLLVIGVFIGVTQTAGGRDAALSLLESALARSVNGEVRIGHAISGNLLSDLTVSRFEILDADGELFLALDTVTMEHDPLALLRQQLDVGRLHARGLDLRLRQYPDGRWNYDRIFEPPPPPLPAATPAPSAPPPPNPAAEPGAVTAASLLPAPQAPGAPQAALGILLHDATVASGRIEIRTPWTATMTGAARAEALREARAGESPWALRERPDGEFERVFELTNLSGRFPVARVTDPEAPFMIEVEEAAGTLLAVNQPLDLSNLRMNLTIGDTAHLEIETFETDQSTIRGEGWMASNGVDFEFALEANPLDVRDLRWLPIDLPETGGGPMSIDLSGRGGDAVVDVANGDFRTGQTRMTGGFALALDRRPRFQRIGVTLAPFDLAHLGPLLGQDSVSADGEAAAPGPVAAAAPETPPGTMRGTLRGSGYVDDLMIIADLTLHDPDPDTPPSSLQARGGVGIGEEFLSLRRLGVEVAAFESRWTRLIGMDLGIDGRFEGTLTLDREQDSGVAFDGAVEHRTPAGDRSRFAGSGFLNLARSQVDAAIDANPLALTLLRPWAPGIELAGTVTGPIRARGSLEALALEAELESARGRLTLNGDFDLAAEELRYDTEIEGTDLSLDQWVEGAPASRLAVRGRVQGEGLDPATLEAVFDVEILPSQVDQAEIFDSRVRLRVADGVATIDSAFLASDVGTLSVQGDFGLAEERSGQIAFEAEAPDLSDWDRWVVDEIPGGAAAEAGEALFDTIEELLGRARRDRQPTEGLEGRLVTRGTATGRWGDFTLDADIDASGARFRSYRAGDFSARVELFDPPRLGDLRSRFTATNVELDGRRVDSLSVRLARSGTAEPGADALDAEFYAQRDSSLEVSGRGVVVGGDLWSAGLTDLRLRLGKLESTLQTPARVVYSDSALLVEDLFLNGQLGRLRADGRIPAAGEGSLAVEILGVRVDQFGYLLSEQPILGGTFGGRVTATGTLAEPVVTAEFEVLDPSLQHQGYDALNARVDYADRELAGEVDLVDGGALLGRLGGSVATDLAILPVERRLLDDPFDLDLTGDRLPLALVELVLPTFEAVTGIAESDLSIRGAPGALRYDGALRLVNGRGWVPDLGVWLTDVGARIAFRGSSIALVDSAYVGSDLGGSLRTRGTVDIARITNPVFALDFDADEFHGIVRNDMEFAVSGRARLDSAYARPWVSGDVVLSDGFLEQDEFLRGLEVFNPGDVEVFDFLDASAEGVLAQFRNPFLDNLVLDANVDLGSNLRLQSGRLDAEVVGEGISVYMDRRLDILDISGSAEMPRGTYFFDRVPPYVRPLRITAGSMQFVGDAGFNPIIDITAEYRDRTIDGPVFVEARITGTAIEPEVLLTSNPPMSDTDQYCLLAVGTPCYRSADPQLAQRVGQQLLFGPLSSGLTSALGATGIRYLNLTPIAAGRGAGTVANRSLFERTALEVGWDASNTLFLSYWQPLGGGPPRAALDWAFLPGWSVEAGTASRFDERLFGLSLGTNVANDRTYSLFLFREWEFGEGSGSDGDSGEDPDPGGGPR from the coding sequence TTGAGCGCGTCCGGCTCCGACGGGTCCGCGCGCGAGGCCAACGGGTCGGAGTCCGCGCCGGCGCCGCGCCGCCGCCGCATCGCGCTGCCGCTCGCCGTCGTCGCGAGCCTGCTGGTGATCGGCGTCTTCATCGGGGTTACGCAGACCGCCGGGGGCCGGGACGCCGCCCTGTCGCTGCTCGAGAGCGCCCTCGCCCGCAGCGTGAACGGGGAGGTGCGCATCGGCCACGCGATTTCGGGGAATCTCCTCAGCGACCTCACGGTCTCCCGGTTCGAGATCCTCGACGCGGACGGGGAACTGTTCCTGGCCCTCGACACCGTCACGATGGAGCACGACCCGCTGGCGCTCCTGCGGCAGCAACTCGACGTGGGCCGGCTCCACGCCCGCGGTCTGGACCTCCGCCTCCGCCAGTACCCGGACGGCCGCTGGAACTACGACCGCATCTTCGAACCGCCCCCGCCGCCGCTGCCCGCCGCAACGCCGGCCCCGTCCGCACCGCCGCCACCGAACCCGGCGGCCGAGCCGGGGGCCGTGACGGCGGCCTCGCTCCTTCCGGCACCGCAGGCGCCCGGCGCCCCGCAGGCCGCGCTCGGCATCCTCCTGCACGACGCGACGGTCGCCTCCGGCCGCATCGAGATCCGTACCCCGTGGACGGCAACGATGACGGGAGCCGCGAGGGCGGAGGCGTTGCGCGAGGCGCGGGCGGGGGAGTCGCCGTGGGCCCTGCGGGAGCGGCCGGATGGCGAGTTCGAGCGCGTGTTCGAACTGACGAACCTCAGCGGCCGGTTCCCGGTGGCGCGCGTGACGGATCCCGAGGCTCCGTTCATGATCGAGGTCGAGGAGGCGGCCGGCACGCTGCTCGCCGTGAACCAGCCGCTCGATCTCTCGAACCTGCGGATGAATCTGACCATCGGCGACACGGCCCACCTGGAGATCGAGACGTTCGAGACGGACCAGTCCACGATCCGCGGGGAAGGGTGGATGGCCTCGAACGGCGTCGATTTCGAGTTCGCGCTGGAGGCGAACCCGCTCGACGTCCGGGACCTCCGCTGGCTGCCCATCGACCTGCCCGAGACCGGTGGCGGCCCCATGTCCATCGACCTCAGCGGCCGCGGCGGCGACGCGGTCGTGGACGTCGCGAACGGAGACTTCCGAACCGGCCAGACCCGGATGACCGGAGGGTTCGCCCTCGCCCTCGACCGGCGTCCCCGGTTCCAGCGCATCGGCGTTACGCTGGCGCCCTTCGATCTCGCGCACCTGGGCCCGCTCCTCGGACAGGACTCCGTGTCCGCGGACGGCGAGGCGGCCGCGCCCGGCCCGGTTGCCGCCGCGGCGCCGGAGACGCCGCCGGGCACGATGCGCGGCACGCTGCGTGGCTCGGGCTACGTCGACGACCTGATGATCATCGCCGATCTTACGCTGCACGACCCCGATCCGGACACGCCGCCTTCCAGCCTGCAGGCCCGGGGCGGCGTCGGCATCGGCGAGGAGTTCTTGAGCCTGCGGCGCCTCGGCGTGGAAGTCGCCGCCTTCGAGTCCCGCTGGACCCGTCTCATCGGCATGGACCTGGGGATCGACGGGCGCTTCGAGGGGACCCTCACCCTCGACCGAGAACAGGACAGCGGCGTCGCCTTCGACGGCGCCGTCGAGCACCGGACGCCGGCCGGCGACCGCTCGCGCTTCGCGGGTTCCGGGTTCCTTAACCTCGCCCGGTCGCAGGTCGACGCGGCGATCGACGCGAACCCGCTGGCGCTCACGCTGCTGCGCCCCTGGGCCCCGGGAATCGAACTGGCGGGCACCGTGACCGGTCCCATCCGGGCGCGCGGGAGTCTCGAGGCGCTGGCCCTCGAGGCGGAACTCGAATCCGCGCGCGGCCGGCTCACCCTGAACGGCGACTTCGATCTCGCGGCGGAGGAACTGCGCTACGACACCGAGATCGAGGGCACGGACCTTTCGCTGGACCAGTGGGTCGAGGGCGCCCCGGCGTCGCGGCTCGCCGTGCGCGGGCGCGTGCAGGGAGAGGGGCTCGATCCCGCGACGCTCGAGGCCGTCTTCGACGTCGAAATCCTCCCCTCGCAGGTGGACCAGGCCGAGATCTTCGACAGTCGCGTGCGGCTGCGGGTGGCCGACGGCGTGGCGACGATCGACAGCGCCTTCCTCGCCTCCGACGTGGGGACGCTCTCGGTGCAGGGCGACTTCGGGCTCGCGGAGGAGCGGAGCGGGCAGATCGCCTTCGAGGCGGAAGCCCCCGACCTCTCCGACTGGGACCGGTGGGTCGTGGACGAGATTCCGGGCGGCGCGGCGGCCGAGGCGGGCGAGGCGCTGTTCGATACCATCGAGGAGCTGCTGGGCCGGGCCCGGCGGGACCGGCAACCGACGGAGGGGCTGGAAGGCCGGCTCGTGACGCGGGGGACCGCCACGGGCCGCTGGGGAGACTTCACGCTCGACGCCGACATCGACGCTTCGGGTGCGCGTTTCCGCAGCTATCGCGCCGGAGACTTCTCCGCCCGCGTCGAACTGTTCGACCCGCCGCGCCTCGGCGACCTGCGCTCCCGGTTCACGGCGACGAACGTCGAGCTGGATGGGCGGCGGGTGGATTCGCTCTCCGTGCGGCTCGCCCGCTCGGGCACCGCCGAGCCCGGCGCCGACGCGCTGGACGCCGAATTCTACGCGCAGCGCGACTCCAGCCTCGAAGTCTCGGGCCGCGGCGTCGTGGTCGGGGGCGACCTCTGGAGCGCCGGCCTGACGGATCTCCGCCTCCGTCTCGGCAAGCTCGAGTCCACCCTCCAGACGCCCGCCAGGGTCGTTTACTCCGACTCGGCGCTGCTCGTGGAGGACCTCTTCCTGAACGGCCAACTCGGCCGGCTCCGCGCCGACGGCCGCATCCCCGCCGCCGGCGAAGGATCGCTCGCGGTGGAGATCCTCGGCGTGCGCGTGGACCAGTTCGGCTACCTGCTCTCGGAGCAACCGATCCTCGGAGGCACCTTCGGAGGACGGGTGACGGCGACGGGCACGCTGGCGGAACCCGTGGTGACGGCGGAATTCGAGGTCCTCGATCCGTCCCTCCAGCACCAGGGCTACGATGCGCTCAACGCGCGCGTGGACTATGCCGATCGCGAACTCGCGGGAGAGGTCGACCTCGTCGACGGCGGCGCCCTCCTCGGGCGACTCGGGGGCTCCGTGGCGACGGACCTCGCGATCCTGCCCGTGGAGCGCCGCCTCCTCGACGATCCGTTCGACCTCGACCTGACCGGCGACCGCCTCCCGCTGGCGCTCGTCGAACTCGTGCTGCCGACCTTCGAGGCGGTGACCGGCATCGCCGAGTCCGACCTCTCGATTCGCGGCGCCCCCGGCGCCCTCCGCTACGACGGCGCCCTGCGCCTCGTGAACGGGCGCGGCTGGGTGCCGGACCTCGGCGTCTGGCTCACCGACGTCGGCGCCCGCATTGCCTTCCGGGGCTCGTCGATCGCCCTCGTCGATTCGGCCTACGTGGGGTCTGATCTCGGCGGGTCGCTGCGGACGCGCGGCACCGTGGACATCGCCCGGATCACCAACCCGGTCTTCGCCCTCGACTTCGACGCGGACGAGTTCCACGGCATCGTGCGCAACGACATGGAGTTCGCCGTGAGCGGCCGGGCGCGGCTCGACAGCGCCTACGCGAGACCCTGGGTGAGCGGCGACGTCGTCCTCTCCGACGGATTCCTGGAGCAGGACGAGTTCCTCCGCGGACTCGAAGTCTTCAATCCCGGCGACGTGGAGGTGTTCGACTTCCTCGACGCGTCCGCGGAAGGCGTGCTGGCACAGTTCCGGAACCCGTTCCTCGACAACCTCGTGCTGGACGCGAACGTCGATCTCGGCTCCAACCTCCGTCTGCAGTCGGGACGGCTCGATGCCGAGGTCGTCGGGGAAGGGATCTCCGTCTACATGGACCGCCGCCTCGACATCCTCGACATCAGCGGAAGCGCCGAGATGCCGCGGGGCACCTACTTCTTCGACCGCGTGCCCCCCTATGTCCGGCCGCTCCGGATCACCGCGGGGAGCATGCAGTTCGTCGGGGACGCCGGCTTCAATCCCATCATCGACATCACCGCCGAATACCGGGACCGGACCATCGACGGCCCCGTGTTCGTCGAGGCCCGGATCACCGGCACCGCCATCGAGCCGGAGGTCCTGCTGACGAGCAACCCGCCCATGAGCGACACCGACCAGTACTGCCTGCTCGCGGTCGGGACGCCGTGCTACCGCTCCGCCGACCCGCAACTGGCCCAGAGGGTCGGGCAGCAGCTCCTCTTCGGTCCGCTGAGTTCCGGGCTCACGTCCGCGCTTGGGGCGACCGGCATCCGCTACCTCAACCTGACGCCGATCGCCGCCGGGCGCGGCGCCGGGACCGTCGCGAACCGGAGCCTGTTCGAGCGCACGGCGCTGGAAGTCGGGTGGGACGCGAGCAACACCCTCTTCCTCTCCTACTGGCAGCCGCTGGGCGGCGGGCCTCCGCGGGCAGCCCTGGACTGGGCGTTCCTCCCCGGCTGGTCCGTCGAAGCCGGCACCGCAAGCCGGTTCGACGAGCGGCTGTTCGGGCTCAGCCTGGGCACGAACGTCGCCAACGACCGCACCTACAGCCTCTTCCTCTTCCGCGAGTGGGAGTTCGGCGAAGGCTCCGGCTCTGACGGCGATTCCGGCGAGGACCCCGACCCCGGCGGGGGTCCCCGGTAG
- a CDS encoding BamA/TamA family outer membrane protein, translating into MKPAALAGLALAVTLAGPPSFVGPSPHLGPSPLSAQAAGEAGPRRAEVTSLRFRGNETLSDGELRAVITTRSTECTSLLLSPFCLVTNWGFAHRRAYLDTLAVRVDADRLRLYYNFRGHFEADVRHVVRTNGVDASVAFVIEEGPATLIDEFALEGLPEALGAEEAAALVDIGVGAPFDRGRLQAGVDSLIGSLRRQGYVNAMALEDFARGRDGTAQVALDVRPGARYRLREIRIEGGETIGEDVIRDLFPLRAGDYYNQEAELEGQRNLFGLEAIRFASIRRESTPPEAATADSTLDLVVQVTPAPPRAARLGGGWSTDQCLRTEARLTHRNLFGGARRLQLTGQLGNIAADQFDGSFPCSQVGADPDFRTLNYRLQAELLLPVALSAENSFSARLFVERETIPDVFIQEGFGAEIGLTRQLGRRASATLSYSPGYTGFGEQSADIFFCINFGFCEPEDIVTVTRSRWLAPLTLTGLYNETDDALRPTRGYYLTAEGEVAHEMTGSQYRYARIVAQAALFRELEPGLVLAARARTGIVRFPGTRIFTPGAPRTDRLIHPSRRFFVGGSQSVRGVGQNLLGPRVLVADEAEDCPTGDFEACVQRLATQNPAAFDERPRGGDAHLELSIELRRYLSDRWSLVFFGDAGSVSQRLTELRKLHWTPGLGLRYASPIGSIRLDIGYNTTFATELPAIVSTEDGTLVQMPQPVRFDPFRFDDPHPLLELWRRVQIHVSIGEAF; encoded by the coding sequence GTGAAACCCGCGGCTCTGGCCGGGCTGGCGCTGGCCGTCACCCTCGCAGGGCCGCCTTCGTTCGTCGGGCCGTCGCCGCACCTCGGGCCGTCTCCGCTCAGCGCGCAGGCGGCCGGCGAGGCGGGTCCGCGCCGCGCCGAGGTCACCTCCCTCCGCTTCCGCGGCAACGAGACGCTCTCCGACGGGGAGTTGCGCGCAGTGATCACCACGCGCAGCACCGAATGCACGAGCCTCCTGCTGTCTCCCTTCTGCCTGGTGACGAACTGGGGGTTCGCGCACCGACGGGCGTATCTCGACACGCTCGCCGTCAGGGTCGACGCCGACCGGCTCCGGCTGTACTACAACTTCCGCGGGCACTTCGAGGCGGACGTCCGCCACGTCGTCCGCACGAACGGCGTCGACGCCAGCGTCGCCTTCGTCATCGAGGAAGGTCCGGCGACCCTCATCGACGAATTCGCCCTCGAGGGGCTGCCCGAAGCCCTCGGCGCGGAGGAGGCCGCGGCCCTCGTCGACATCGGCGTCGGCGCCCCCTTCGATCGCGGGCGGCTCCAGGCCGGCGTGGACAGCCTCATCGGTTCGCTGCGCCGCCAGGGCTACGTCAATGCGATGGCGCTGGAGGATTTTGCGCGCGGGCGGGATGGGACCGCGCAGGTGGCGCTCGACGTCCGCCCCGGCGCCCGCTATCGCCTGAGGGAGATCCGCATCGAGGGCGGCGAGACGATCGGCGAGGACGTGATCCGCGACCTCTTCCCCCTGCGCGCCGGCGACTACTACAACCAGGAGGCCGAGCTGGAGGGGCAGCGGAACCTCTTCGGCCTCGAGGCCATCCGCTTCGCCTCGATCCGCCGGGAATCGACGCCCCCCGAGGCCGCCACCGCCGATTCGACGCTCGATCTCGTCGTCCAGGTCACGCCGGCCCCGCCGCGGGCGGCCCGCCTCGGGGGCGGCTGGAGTACCGACCAGTGCCTGCGCACCGAGGCGCGGCTGACGCACCGCAACCTCTTCGGCGGGGCCCGGCGGCTGCAGCTCACCGGCCAGCTCGGCAACATCGCCGCGGACCAGTTCGACGGGTCCTTCCCCTGCTCCCAGGTCGGCGCCGACCCCGACTTCCGGACGCTGAACTACCGGCTCCAGGCGGAACTGCTCCTCCCCGTCGCCCTGTCGGCCGAGAACAGCTTCAGCGCCCGGCTCTTCGTCGAACGGGAGACGATCCCCGACGTCTTCATCCAGGAAGGCTTCGGTGCCGAGATCGGTCTGACGCGCCAACTCGGGCGCCGGGCGTCCGCCACCCTCTCCTACTCCCCGGGCTACACCGGCTTCGGCGAGCAGTCCGCGGACATCTTCTTCTGCATCAACTTCGGTTTCTGCGAACCCGAGGACATCGTCACCGTGACGCGGTCGCGCTGGCTGGCGCCCCTCACCCTCACGGGGCTCTACAACGAGACGGACGACGCGCTCCGCCCGACCCGCGGCTACTACCTGACGGCGGAGGGGGAGGTCGCCCACGAGATGACGGGCTCGCAGTACCGGTACGCCCGGATCGTGGCGCAGGCCGCCCTCTTCCGGGAACTCGAACCCGGTCTCGTGCTCGCGGCGCGGGCGCGGACCGGCATCGTCCGCTTCCCCGGCACCCGCATCTTCACGCCCGGCGCCCCCCGCACCGACCGGCTCATCCATCCGTCCCGGCGCTTCTTCGTCGGCGGCTCGCAGAGCGTTCGCGGCGTGGGCCAGAACCTCCTCGGCCCCCGCGTGCTCGTGGCCGATGAGGCGGAAGACTGCCCGACGGGAGATTTCGAGGCGTGCGTCCAACGGCTCGCGACGCAGAACCCCGCCGCCTTCGACGAGCGGCCGCGCGGCGGCGACGCCCACCTGGAGCTGAGCATCGAACTGCGCCGGTACCTGAGCGACCGATGGAGTCTCGTCTTCTTCGGGGATGCGGGAAGCGTCTCGCAGCGGCTCACGGAGCTTCGAAAGCTCCATTGGACGCCCGGCCTGGGACTCCGCTACGCGAGCCCGATCGGTTCCATCCGGCTCGATATCGGGTACAATACAACATTCGCGACCGAGCTACCGGCAATTGTTTCGACGGAGGACGGAACCTTGGTCCAAATGCCGCAGCCCGTCAGGTTCGACCCCTTCCGGTTCGATGATCCGCACCCCCTGCTGGAACTCTGGCGCCGCGTGCAGATCCACGTGTCCATCGGAGAAGCGTTTTGA
- a CDS encoding prolipoprotein diacylglyceryl transferase: MYPELFTLTLPVLGEITITTFGVMMALAFLSGYMVLRAETTRLGAGRDLAADMLLGALIGGIVGAKIYYVLLYWEQTAADPLGMLFSRSGLVWYGGFIGGCIGVLWVLRRSPVTPGLGVDAIAPALPLAYGIGRIGCLLVGDDYGSPTESWVGIAFPNGLPPTTAGNLRRFGAEVDPAIPDAEVLAVHPTQIYETGLSLIIFFILWRLRRHPHVQGWLFGMWLWMAAVERFVIEIFRAKDDRFFGGFTLAQVISVLLFAGGIALVVRLRRRAAEAAV, translated from the coding sequence GTGTATCCCGAACTCTTCACACTGACGCTGCCCGTTCTCGGCGAGATCACCATCACCACCTTCGGGGTGATGATGGCGCTCGCCTTTCTGAGCGGGTACATGGTGCTGCGCGCGGAAACGACGCGTCTCGGCGCCGGGCGCGACCTCGCGGCGGACATGCTGCTGGGGGCGCTGATCGGCGGCATCGTCGGGGCGAAGATCTACTACGTCCTCCTCTACTGGGAGCAGACCGCGGCCGATCCGCTGGGGATGCTCTTCTCGCGCAGCGGACTCGTCTGGTACGGCGGGTTCATCGGCGGGTGCATCGGCGTCCTGTGGGTGCTGCGCCGAAGCCCCGTCACCCCCGGCCTCGGGGTGGACGCGATCGCGCCCGCGCTCCCGCTCGCCTACGGGATCGGCCGCATCGGCTGCTTACTCGTCGGCGACGACTACGGGAGTCCGACGGAATCGTGGGTCGGCATCGCCTTCCCCAACGGCCTGCCGCCCACGACCGCCGGCAACCTGCGGCGTTTCGGGGCGGAGGTGGACCCCGCGATCCCAGACGCCGAGGTCCTCGCCGTCCACCCCACGCAGATCTACGAGACGGGACTCTCGCTCATCATCTTCTTCATCCTGTGGCGGCTGCGGCGGCACCCGCACGTCCAGGGGTGGCTCTTCGGCATGTGGCTCTGGATGGCCGCGGTCGAGCGCTTCGTCATCGAGATCTTCCGCGCCAAGGACGACCGCTTCTTCGGAGGCTTCACGCTCGCCCAGGTGATCTCGGTCCTCCTGTTCGCGGGGGGCATCGCGCTCGTCGTCAGGCTGCGCCGCCGGGCCGCAGAGGCGGCGGTGTGA